Part of the Suricata suricatta isolate VVHF042 chromosome 8, meerkat_22Aug2017_6uvM2_HiC, whole genome shotgun sequence genome, TCTCAGGAGAGCTGTTTATACCtcgtatattttttaaaatttttaatgtttatttttgagagagagggcagggagacacagaacccaaagcaggctccaggctctgagctgtcagcacaaagcccaatgtggggctcaaatttacaaaccttgagatcatgacctgagccaaagtcagatgcttaaccaactgagccacccagacgcccctgtttaTACCTTGTATTGAGTCAGGGACCAGGCTTGGGGTGGTGGAGGTGTGTGAGAGATGCTGGCATCCTTGGGGAAGGTAAAGCACAGCAGGTGGCCCAGGAGAAGGACACAGGTAAAGTGGGAGATGGGGCCAGATCAGGGAGGCCTTAGTGTAACAGCACTGAGAAGTTTGAGCCTTTCCAGTCCTTCTGCTATTTCAAGGGTAGCTACTAATGGGCTGGATCATAGCTGTCCTTTGGCTCTGACCTCTTAACCTCTAAGACTAAACTTCCACCAAGATACATCCCACCAAACCACTGTCTCTTCTGAATTCCCTTTCTGTCCACATTTACACCATCCAATCTGACAAGCAGTTATTGGGTCACTATATGCAAAGCACTGTTCCAGGAGCTGCCGGAGATACAGATTTCGTTTTGCTAAAACTTCGTCCTCACCCCAGTTCAGTCAAGTGGGTGAGTGTGTGGAGCTGGGAGGCGAGAGTGCAGGAAGCCGGATAGACAGCTAAGTATATATCTAGAGAGAGTGCACCTGTCTTGGGGACATCTCCAGTGTCTGCCTCTCCTATCCCATCAGTTTCAAGCCTTCTTGGATCAGGCTGTGCTCTCTCACCAAGGCTGTCTCAATGGCCTTATCACTCTAGCTGCCAGGGTGCAATGACTCAGCTAGAGGCAAACCCAAACTCCGTGCAGGGACACATCTGGTTCATTGATGTGTCATCAGCACTTACCACAGTCTCGCATATGgtaggtggtcaataaatatttgagaatacaAGCCTCATTGCGGCCTCCTCAGAAAtctttgctctttctcctctACTTCCAGAACACAACCAAAGTGCCCTGGTTGGCCTTCAAGCTCTACTGCATTTCAGCCACAGCTGGATTCacttcctcccctcacccccccactCCCGCCCCCCACTACCTTCAAGGACAGTTTATACAGTGATTCACTGTTCCTGTCTGGGAGGCCTCGGGGCCGTTTGTAATCTCCTACCTTCAAGCCCTCCTAGCAGTTTCTAATAATAGGGTTCATCCAAGTTTACGGGCTCCCAGGGAAGGCTTCCTTGCGCAGCTGCTCACCTCCGGCTGAGACCTCCCGGCTACCCCAGGTCAGCCCACAGCACACATGCTGCCTCCCGCCCAACCCACCCCATCATCCTCTGCAGAGAAAACTCTGGGGGAAAGGGCTGCTTAGTCCTGGAACTTTCTGCAGGGTCCTAAGCTGGGTGGGCCTGCCACAAACAGAAGATGTGTTGGTCGCGTGAGTGGACAGTCACCAGAGGGCCCACAATGAGACTGAGCGTTGGGAAGAAGCAAGGTACACCTCTGACGGGCCAGTGCCGGCCCCCGGCGACCCGATGGAGGCGGGCAGCGAGATGccgagggaaggggtggggagtcCGGGTTGGGCGTGTTTCCTGCCCCGGAATCTGGCGGCCCGCCCCTGTGCCCGCCCCTCGGGCCGAGCCCAGTCGGGGCCAATCAGCAGGCGCCCCCCGCCCGGCCCGCCCCGTCCCCCTCTGGTGACAGAAAGTCGGCCCAGCAGATGAGGAAGTGGCAGGCAGGCTGGCCCTGGGGacttctctctggccctgctcCCTCCAAGCCCTCCACTCCTGCCCGCCTGGCCCCCCACTGGTGAGTCTGGACCTTCCACGGGCGGGCTGCCCACGTGCCCGGGCACCCTGCCTAGTTGGCCTTgcccggccctgccctgcccagcccgTGGGCGAGGCTGTTCCCGGACCGTGGGTGGGAGGTCCCAGCTCTCTGGGGCCGGCCCGGCCGGCAGCCTCCCTCCGATCCCGGCCCCCATTTGCTCAAACCTAGGTCTTCTTCCACTACCTCCCGGTCTCGTCCCGGTCCGCCCCGTACCCTCCCTCTCTTTGGCTCcctgctcttctctcctccctccccctcccccttcctttgcctgtcttcttttcccttccatccatcttaaaggaaggaaggaagcacccAACTGAGTTCCCCTACGTGGACACGCCCAGTGCTTCTCCAGCTTGGGGACAGGTtctctccagagcctggagccactcCTGACCTCCAGGGCGCATGAATGTTTGTGGGGGGTGAACTTGAGTGGTGgttgagagagagcgggagagataACCAGCTGGCAAACTCACATGGGCCAGGGAGGAACTGCGTTTCTGAGCAACAGGCCTCTGTCAGGTAGGCCCTGCCACAGAGGAGGCCTCGGCCCAACCAAACCTGGccgtgaatgaatgaatgactattgTCATCCATGAAAAGAGATCAGTACACATGACCCAAGGCAGGTGTGTGTCTGCATGCGGTATGGGTGGTTTTATGTTCATTCACCTCTAAGCAGAGTGTCCGAATTTATGCCTGTGACCATATATGTGACTCACGGACGTGTGAGTAAACCTGCGTGTGGGCCATTAGCTCATGGTGATGCAGGACCAACGAAGGAGGCTGTATGAGTCTTCTGGGTGTGTTGCCAGTGTGAATGGAGTTAGGATCAGGTCTGAGTATCAGGAACTGCATGTCAAAGTCCATGGAGGTTTATTTGGGTGGCGGGTCAGAGGAGGGTGGTTGTCGCCAGCAGGAGGTGTGTGGGCTccgtgtgtacacatgtgtgctAGCCGCGGGTCAGCCTGTCGTGGTGATGGTGGGGAGAGGCATGCGAGAGGCTGCCATGTGTGTGCTCGAGGACTTGGGGCCTGATGGCGGGGAGTGCAGTCGGGAGTCCTCGCGGAGGCTGGGGGAGCATCTGTGAGATGTGTACCCCCCCCCCAGAGTATGGGAGGGGCACGGGTGCAGCCTCGGCGGATGTGTCAGAAGGTGTATTTTTCACTTAGTGCCAGCACAGGTGGGTGTCTGGATGGAGGGAATCTGGCAGACTGGCGTGAAGGCAGCTCGCGGAGCAGCAGCTGCCCTGGCCGTCTGGGGCATGCCTTGTCCATCTGGGACAGCCCCAGCATCCCAGGCTCTCCAGGGTCCTGGCTGAGGCTTTTGTGTCCCAGTGCGCCCTCCCTCGGCATTCCTTCAGGTTCTGTGAGGCGGAGAGGGCCTAGCTCTTTAGGACCCACCCTAAAGGAGTGGAAGATTCCGGAGACCTCCTGcactcccccacctcctcacaTGCCACtggcttccctgcccctcccagggagCGAAGGGTGATTGCACCCATTCTGAAGTAGGACCAACTGAGAATTTATGGCTCGTTTAGGAGAGGATGGTGGGCATGGGATTTCAGCAGTTCTCTTTGGGCCAAGGTTAGCGCTGGGCTGAAGCCCTGCAAGGTTTCTGGTGGAAACTGAGCTAGAGCTTTAGCTCATCTGGCTGTCCAAGGTGGGTAGGTGGTGAGTCCCATGCTTTACTTGGCTTTCTCAATCCTGGTGGGTCCTGCTCCTCCAGGCCCTGACCTGTGGCCTGGACCCACCCTCCACCCCGTGCGCAGGGCAGCGGGGGCGGGCGGAGGGCGGGGCTCTGCCCGGTCTCGTCAGACTGGTGGAGCCGCTGGGGCAGGAGTCTCAAAGACTCCCGAGTCTCAAAGGCTCCGGAGTGGAAAGGCAGGAAGGGGTGCAGGAGAAGGGAGCGAGGAGCTGCGAGAGACGCTGAAGGTGAGAGcccggggcgggggcagaggagaggaggaaggggcaggagggaacCGGCATCCCGGGAGATGAGCATCCCGAGAGTGGACCCGATCGCTTGAAGGGGAGTATCCCTGGGGAAAAGAAAGACCCAGAGATGGAGAGGTGGGACACTGACAGGGAAGGAAGAAGCGGTCATTCTGGAGAGGAGAGGTAAGACTCTCCGGAAAGAGACCACACATGGAGAGTTCCCCTGCGGAGGAAGAGCGGAGGAGAGGTCCGGTGGTAAGGATCTCTGTGCAGGAGCAGAGAGCGCGAGGGGAGGAGAGTGAGGTGTGGAGCCGAGGACGGAGCAGCCCTTCCCAGCAGGCAGGCGGGATGTGTGGGAAGCGGTGCCCCTCGTCAGCCTCAATTCCTTCCTGTCAGTCTTCTGTTTTTTGTGCAGGGAGTTTTCTGGAGTTGTCTCATCTGGTCTGCTTCCTGTCTGTGGGTCAAGGGTGGGTGGGATAGGGGCACGGTCAGCCTTGACACCTACCCTCTATACTTCCCCAGAATCCTTAGCCAGGATGGAGGCGGTTGTGAACTTGTACCAGGAGGTGATGAAGCATGCAGGTAAGATGCTGTCAACCCTTTCCCCCTCCTGTCCCAGGATCCCTGGATCTAGGGCTGTCTCCTAATGGAGAATCTCTACGAACCCCTTGGCCCTTTGTGACTTGACCCCACGTCTGTACACCTGGTGTACAGGTCCCCTTTGGGACCCTGTGACCCTTCCTGACTCCTTGATGCTTATTCTGCAGATCCTCGAATCCAGGGCTACCCTCTGATGGGGTCCCCCCTGCTAATGACCTCCATCCTCCTGACCTACGTGTACTTCGTTCTCTCACTTGGGCCTCGGATCATGGCCAATCGGAAGCCCTTCCAGCTCCGGGGCTTCATGATCATCTACAACTTCTCACTGGTGGCACTCTCCCTCTACATTGTCTATGAGGTGGGCCCCTGGGACGTCTAGGTTTTAATTTCTGCTGGCAGGATAAGGGGCAGGCCTTGTGGCCAGAGCATGGCATCTCCTTTCCAGAGAGGCTTAGATCCAATTCCTTCAGCTAGATAGCAAGAGGGATTGGGCAGGGTGGAACTCTGGTGGTCTAATCCACACCCCTTCCTAGTTCTTGATGTCTGGCTGGCTGAGCACCTACACCTGGCGCTGTGATCCTGTGGACTATTCCAACAGCCCAGAGGCACTGAGGGTAAGTGGGAGGCTCTAAGGGTAAGTTGGGATGGGAGAAGGGTAAGTAGGTAGGTTATAAGCAACCTGGGGATAGGAGTTTGGGTGTGACCTGGGCTCCTGGCCCAGTTTAGGGAAGTTTTTGGAGTAgcatggtggggagagggggtccTAAGGCTGCCTGACTTCTTGCAGATGGTTCGAGTGGCctggctcttcctcttctccaagtTCATCGAACTGATGGACACGGTGAGTGGTTCTAGGAGAGGTGAGAACCCTagagttggggagaaaggagagcccTGGCTCTGaaacccctttcctttctccactcTTCCCAGGTGATCTTTATTCTCCGGAAAAAAGATGGCCAGGTGACCTTCCTACATGTCTTCCACCACTCAGTGCTCCCTTGGAGCTGGTGGTGGGGGGTAAAAATTGCCCCAGGTGAGTGGTGAAGGCCACTAAGGGAAGAGGGCCACACACTGAGGACTAGCAGCTCGACTCTCCTGCCCTTGTTCGTTGTCCCCTCCCAGGAGGAATGGGCTCTTTCCACGCCATGATCAACTCCTCTGTGCATGTCGTCATGTACCTGTACTATGGGCTGTCTGCCCTTGGACCTGTGGCTCAGCCTTACCTGTGGTGGAAAAAGCACATGACGGCCATCCAGCTGGTGAGGGGCCTGGCCCATAACCATCGCAGCCTTCTGGGCTGGATCCTACCTTTATCCAACCTGCCTCACCTTTGACCCCCTCCCTCCGCACTCcacattctcttctctgccaccTCTCACGGTTCCCCCTGACCCTTGTCTTCCTCCATTCTAGATCCAGTTCGTCCTGGTCTCGCTGCACATCTCCCAGTACTACTTTATGCCGAGCTGTGGCTACCAGTACCCAGTCATCATCCACCTCATCTGGATGTACGGTACCATCTTCTTCGTATTGTTCTCCAACTTCTGGTATCACTCCTACACCAAAGGCAAGCGGCTGCCCCGTGTACTTCAGCAAAATGGAGCTCCAGGTACCGCTAAAGTCAAGGCCAACTGAGAAACATGGCCTAGCCAGGCGCCCACCTAAGTGCCTCAGGACTGTGCCTTGGGCAGCATCTGACATTGTTCTCCCCACCTACACCTGTGACCAGGGCTTATGTGGTCAAGACTGAGTAGGGGACAGGTCCTCCCCTCTCCACAGCTGGTACACAGGGACCACAGCTTCCGTTCCTCACCCACTTCTCCCGGCCAGCTCCGAAGACGTGGCCTCCTTGCCCTCTGCCAGTCTGGAGCTGGGGGTTGAAAGGGCTGGACACTTATTTTCCCCTCCCTGCCTTAAACTTGGGAGAGGAACACTCAGGACTGGCCCTCAACCAGGGTCTTGTGGCCTTTTTCCTCACACTGAAGAGGTCAGCAATAATCTGTCACTGTGGAACCAAGATCCCTCCTCTACCCCACAACGACGAAGCAGCAGCTTCTTGGCCAAAGGTCAGGGTGGTTGCGGGGGGGGGCCTGGGAACACAGTCTATGGAGGCTGCTCACTCACGTCTTCATTAAAAGTGACAGAGGAAACCACTgaggctgtgtgtgtatgtgtgtgaatgaaAGGGGGCTAGCCCTATATCTGCAAACGGGAGGGATGGtcctggctctgtgatgacagcagagaggaggctctgggaaggctgctgggacAGAGGTCACgcgagaagagaaggagacatgactttattagaaaaataaaaaaaaaacaataaccaaaCAAACAACTGAGGTGATGAGTTCATGGTGCTCAACGGATGCCTTGGTGAATGAGGCTGCTTTTGGCTGCGCTGGCCTTCTCCCGCTCCCGCCGCCGCGCGGGGTCCAACTCAAAACAGCGCCAGAGCCGCAGGGTCTCATCTGCGGCTGCTGATGCCACTGTGGCCCCATCTGGGCTCATGGTCAGACTCAGGACCCGGGCAGTGTGACCTGGGGCATGCGGAGGGAGAACGTGAGAGCAGGGCATAGGAATGGAGACACACCTACAGCTCCCAATATTGAGGGCCACCTGCATTTTTATGAACACCTAAGATAATTAATAATTCACACTATAAAATTCATTGGCTTGTAAtgtgctgtgcaaccatcacaacAATTCCAGAACCTTTCATCACTCCATAAAGTCCTCATCACCTTCTCTCCATAGCCCATAGCAACCAtcagtctgtttttatttctttgcatttgcGTCTTCTGGATATTTCAACGGTAATACGATacatggccttttgtgtctgacttcagtcacTTAGCACCTACCTTTAAGCTCAGCCACCTTGGCCATGGTTGGGTACTTCCAAATAACCAACTGGTTCTGGGCAAAGCCGTGGCCTGAGATGAGCTCCTTGTAGTGAGGAGACCAGAGGATGGAGCACACCTGTGGGGACAGGATGGCGTGTGGGCACAACAGAGCCAATGCTACTCAAATCAGAACTAAGTCCACTCTCGCGTTAGGCACTCTGCCAGGTGCCGCAGACTCAGACTTGAATCACCACAGTTCTTACAAAAGCTTTTTGAGAGTTAAAATTATTATccaatttacagataaagaatCAAACAGAAGGAAGTTCAGCAAGTTGCCTAAGAACACATGCAACTTTAGAAGGTGACAGAGCCAGAATCTGAACTGGCTCTAGGGCCGAGTCTAGAATGAATGAAGGCTGCatgagggagaggagggtggaAGGAGAGGAGCCTGGAGTGGGTGGGAGACCTATCAGCAAGGGCTTCAAATATCATTCTAAGGGATGTGGGTTAAGTGTTGCAGGTGACAGGGAGCTACTGCAGGGGTTTAGCACACAGACCACCCAGGCCCAGTGCAGAGGACAGGCTGTGGGAGATAAGAAAAGAATGCTGAGAGACCAGTGCAGGGGTTCTCCAGGGGCACGAAGAGTGAGGCTGAGGGCAGGGACACGAGTGAATGATATTCTGAGGTAAAAATGATGTGTCTTGGTGACTAGGTGAAGAGAATAAAAGACTCTAGGAAGTTCTGCAGATTTCTAAGTTCTAGCCCTCTCAAACAACgttaagaggaggaggaggaatacGTTTCAGGGAGACAAGAAGTAACAAATTTAATTCAGGGCATATTAGGGTGGTGCCACCTATAGGACATGAGGTTAGAGTTAAGCCACAGCCAGAAGTATGGTCTGGAGATCATGAAGGAGAGCGGAGTCAGAACTCTGAAAATCAGGGTGTAGAGTTGGTGAAGCCACTGGAAGGGACACGGTTGCCCACGGAAGACCACACAGAGCGAGAACACTtctgggagggagaggctgggacAGTTGAAAGACTACCTGGGACTGAGCATCCACAGCACTCAGACAGGCCCCAGAGCAGACGTTCCAGATGCGAATGTGTCGGTCACTGGTGCCCCCTCCGGTTGCCAGGACGTTGGACTGCCAGGGACACCAAGCTACAGCCTAGGTAGGACAGAGGGGGTCAGCAGGTTCTAGAGCTAGACACGGGTCACAGGGTAATCCCGTCTAATCCTGCTGTCCCATCTCCCTTCAACAGTCTCCAGATTCTGCGTGAGGGTAAGCAGAGGGCCGAACCCAGCCCCATTCTCACTCACCTTGACTGCCCCTTGGTGCTGGGTGAACGTCTGCAGGGGAACCCAGCCACCCTCTCCAGGTGCACTAGGCCACACGTTGACCAAGTTATCATTGCCACCACTGGCCAAATGTCGTCCATCTGGGGCCCAGCGCAGCCCACACACCTCCTGGCTGTGGCCAGTCAGCGTGGCCACATGGTGTTCTGCTACCCGAACGTCATGGTGGTGGATATGGCCAGAGCGTGAGCCActgcaggagggaagaagggaatcGGGTTCTGTGGTAGGGCCAAACACTGCCAGCAGGACTGAGCTGCTTCCCTGCGGAGGCGTACATCTGGGCAGAGCTGCCAAAAATCACACACTGATTTTGCAACAGACTAGCTAAAACTAAAACCACTGACCTGGATAGGATATAGCTGTTCCAGCATAGGGAGCCCACTCGGGCAGAATGACTGGTCATGTTTCGAAGCCGCTTCTGCTGCTGCACATCCCATAGCTAGAGAGAGAAGGCTGCTAGGATCAGAGATTGCAACTCGCCATTAACATCCTCCTGCTGGAGAAGGACCTCCATCCCGGGGTCTGGGCACAACAGAACTGCGGCCCAGGGCAAGTCTCACCTGCACCTCGGCACTGCTAGTGCCCACAGCTAGGTAGTTGCCCTCTTTGATCCAGGCCACAGAAGATACATAGTCCCCAGGCTGCTCCATTTGCAGTAGCTGCAAGATGTCACCAGAGCTAGCACTCCACAAGTACACACTGTTGTCCAAGGCTACAGCCAGTACGTTTGCAGAGCTCCAGTCCACAAGGTTCAGGTCTGCCAGTGCAGAAAGGGAGGGGCATGAGCTTCCTTGTCTGCCTGGTCCCCAGGTCCTCTTCCTCCATCCAATGGGCAAAGAGAAGGCTGCACTTACAGTAGTCATTCCGGATTTCAGGGGCGTCCAAGATTCGGTCCGGCAGGGAAGGAATGTAGCGGCAGGTCTTCCGGCTGGAGCCAGGAGTGGCCTTCTGGCTATAAAGCACTTTCAGTCTGTTCTGGTATCCTGTGGCAACCGGGTAGGTCTTGACACCGGAATAACggactcccccaccccctgctcctaGCCAGGAAGGCCAGATAAGCACCTCCCCTCTCCTCAGTCTTAGGTGGGAAGAGCAGCCAGGTATCTCCCCTCAACCCTTGGAATGGACCCTCCCTCCAAGAACACAGGACTTCAGATCTTACCCTCTGGGGCATTTTGTGGTTTTCCGCTGAGCCGAAGGATCTTGGCTTCCTCCACATCAAAGCCATTCAGGTTCAAAGCCCAGGCTTTCTGATGTTCCTGGCACAAAGGGTGGTGGTGAGGCAGGACGGCACGGTTCAAAGGACACAGACAGGTCTCTTGCCTTAAGCCACTCTGGGACACATACCTTCTTGGTGGGCGTCTGGCTATTTTCAGGCTGGTTTTCCTTGCTCAGGAGGAAACTGGCCACTTCCATCTGGGAAGCGCTGCGATGGGGAATATAGCGGTCACCACCGGGTTTGCTGGGCGTGGTCTGTGCCTTGGAGCTAGATTTGCCTGGGGCCGGGAGAGGGAAGCCGGAGTCTGAGCAGGTTCCAGGGGAAGGAGGCCTGAAGGCCGTTCTCGGccgcccctcttcctccccacgtCCCACCGCCCCCCACTGACCTGGTGTTCGGCCTGGGGTCCTGCCCGCGCTGTGGGATCGGTTGGCGGCCCGCATGGGTGAGGGGGCCGGTCCCACAGCTTCCTTAGCTTTGCGCTGCCAGCGCGCAGGGGGTGCATTGGGGATGGGTGCATCCAGCTGCAGTAACGAGTGCAGGTCACTCTCGAACACGAACTGCGCCATGGGAGCGTCCACAGGGTGTGGGGTCCCTGGAGTGGGTGCTCGCCGAGCCCTGAGGAAGAGGCAACCGTGCTCTGCCTGGGACCGCTGGCCACACACTCAGGACCGACCCGGCCCCAGCCAGTCCGGGTCTCACGGCCCGGGCTTGCAGACCCACCCCCAGCTCGACCGAGCGCCCCTTACCTTCGGCGCCTAGGTTCCGATCCCAGACCGGCCTCTG contains:
- the ELOVL1 gene encoding elongation of very long chain fatty acids protein 1 gives rise to the protein MEAVVNLYQEVMKHADPRIQGYPLMGSPLLMTSILLTYVYFVLSLGPRIMANRKPFQLRGFMIIYNFSLVALSLYIVYEFLMSGWLSTYTWRCDPVDYSNSPEALRMVRVAWLFLFSKFIELMDTVIFILRKKDGQVTFLHVFHHSVLPWSWWWGVKIAPGGMGSFHAMINSSVHVVMYLYYGLSALGPVAQPYLWWKKHMTAIQLIQFVLVSLHISQYYFMPSCGYQYPVIIHLIWMYGTIFFVLFSNFWYHSYTKGKRLPRVLQQNGAPGTAKVKAN
- the CDC20 gene encoding cell division cycle protein 20 homolog codes for the protein MAQFVFESDLHSLLQLDAPIPNAPPARWQRKAKEAVGPAPSPMRAANRSHSAGRTPGRTPGKSSSKAQTTPSKPGGDRYIPHRSASQMEVASFLLSKENQPENSQTPTKKEHQKAWALNLNGFDVEEAKILRLSGKPQNAPEGYQNRLKVLYSQKATPGSSRKTCRYIPSLPDRILDAPEIRNDYYLNLVDWSSANVLAVALDNSVYLWSASSGDILQLLQMEQPGDYVSSVAWIKEGNYLAVGTSSAEVQLWDVQQQKRLRNMTSHSARVGSLCWNSYILSSGSRSGHIHHHDVRVAEHHVATLTGHSQEVCGLRWAPDGRHLASGGNDNLVNVWPSAPGEGGWVPLQTFTQHQGAVKAVAWCPWQSNVLATGGGTSDRHIRIWNVCSGACLSAVDAQSQVCSILWSPHYKELISGHGFAQNQLVIWKYPTMAKVAELKGHTARVLSLTMSPDGATVASAAADETLRLWRCFELDPARRREREKASAAKSSLIHQGIR